Proteins co-encoded in one Salvia splendens isolate huo1 chromosome 4, SspV2, whole genome shotgun sequence genomic window:
- the LOC121799294 gene encoding auxin-responsive protein SAUR76-like: MAKGGKLTKIKSVLKKMQSFKLGRSSASSIAAANASDDEESYSIAAATGDLHAVYVGKSRRRYLITSDVLENPLLRELVDRRSGGDDDDAMITVGCEVVLFEHLLWMLENADPQPESLDELVEFYAC; this comes from the coding sequence ATGGCGAAGGGAGGCAAGCTCACCAAAATCAAGTCCGTCCTGAAGAAGATGCAGTCCTTCAAGCTCGGCCGCTCCAGCGCCAGCTCGATCGCCGCCGCAAATGCCTCCGACGACGAGGAATCCTACTcaatcgccgccgccaccggcgATCTCCATGCCGTCTACGTAGGCAAATCTCGGCGGCGCTACCTCATCACCTCCGACGTCCTCGAAAATCCTCTCCTCCGCGAGCTCGTCGACCGGCGATCcggcggcgacgacgacgacgcGATGATCACCGTCGGCTGCGAGGTCGTCCTCTTCGAGCACCTCCTCTGGATGCTGGAGAATGCCGATCCTCAGCCGGAATCGCTCGATGAACTCGTCGAATTCTACGCCTGCTGA
- the LOC121799667 gene encoding auxin-responsive protein SAUR50-like, translating into MDDDGESKATGIAQIVSLKKFLQKWQTATIGSKGSCSPPTHHGISPAVTRRLRTSNSYAESDEDGCQSPDPPVDVPRGYLAVYVGPELRRFIIPTSYLRDPLFKVLLEKVEEEFGFDHSGGLTIPCEIETFKYLLQCMENHRKDQDDKD; encoded by the coding sequence ATGGATGACGACGGAGAGAGCAAGGCGACGGGCATCGCGCAGATTGTGAGCCTCAAGAAGTTCCTCCAGAAGTGGCAGACGGCCACAATCGGCTCGAAGGGGAGCTGCAGCCCCCCTACGCATCACGGGATCTCGCCTGCTGTAACGAGGAGGCTGAGGACTTCAAACTCGTACGCTGAGTCGGATGAGGACGGGTGCCAGAGCCCTGACCCGCCCGTGGATGTCCCGAGAGGCTACCTTGCTGTGTACGTTGGCCCTGAGCTTCGGAGGTTCATCATCCCGACTAGCTACCTTAGGGACCCCCTGTTCAAGGTGCTGCTGGAGAAGGTGGAGGAGGAGTTCGGGTTCGATCACAGTGGCGGGCTGACTATCCCGTGTGAGATCGAGACGTTCAAGTATCTCCTGCAGTGTATGGAGAATCACAGGAAGGATCAGGATGATAAGGATTGA